In Deinococcus aquaedulcis, one DNA window encodes the following:
- a CDS encoding potassium channel family protein has translation MKSKQCLVIGLGRFGTAVATTLYEMGHEVVAIDQHEENVERVMNLVTHAAIVDASDERALRTLGVGDFDVVVVAIGTDVQANILATMNAKSLGAPYVVCKAIDEMARRVLERIGADLVIRPEHDMGVRLARQIATPNIVDTLDLGGDYAIVEIEANERLKGTLRDLNLTGRFGVQVIAISRAGKIEVTPRAEDELCPHDKLVVIGTSHNLDDLRRYLGE, from the coding sequence ATGAAAAGCAAACAATGTCTTGTGATCGGGCTGGGCCGCTTCGGCACCGCCGTGGCCACCACCCTCTACGAAATGGGCCACGAAGTGGTGGCCATTGACCAGCACGAAGAAAACGTGGAGCGCGTGATGAACCTCGTGACGCACGCGGCGATTGTGGACGCCAGCGACGAGCGCGCCCTGCGCACCCTGGGCGTGGGCGACTTTGACGTGGTCGTGGTGGCCATCGGCACCGACGTGCAGGCCAACATTCTGGCCACCATGAACGCCAAGAGCCTGGGCGCGCCCTACGTGGTGTGCAAGGCGATTGACGAGATGGCCCGCCGGGTGCTGGAGCGCATTGGCGCCGACCTCGTGATTCGCCCGGAACACGACATGGGCGTGCGGCTGGCCCGCCAGATCGCCACCCCGAACATCGTGGACACGCTGGACCTGGGCGGCGACTACGCCATCGTGGAAATCGAGGCCAACGAGCGCCTGAAGGGCACCCTGCGCGACCTGAACCTCACCGGGCGCTTTGGCGTGCAGGTGATCGCCATCAGCCGCGCGGGCAAGATTGAGGTGACCCCGCGCGCCGAGGACGAACTGTGCCCGCACGACAAGCTGGTGGTGATTGGCACCAGCCACAACCTCGACGACCTGCGGCGGTATCTAGGCGAGTAG
- a CDS encoding TrkH family potassium uptake protein, whose translation MTRPPRSPRDLSAGRVRRRFSPLSQLSPPQLIALSFALAILVGGALLSLPVTHGLNPDGTRRSVNFLQALFTATSALCVTGLNVIDPSKDFNRLGQVLIMLLIQVGGLGIITFGTAFALISRRRVNFTERLRLAQQVSALNTGGVLGLIRAIFLYTFVIELVGAALLAFRFVPKEGWGRGLFYSLFHSVSAFNNAGFALYSDNLMGFVDDPLVSMVIALLIILGGTGFLVQLNVVAHLLNPRRNRLMVHSKLVLTMMAALLLIGTVAYLVLEWNNPKTLGPLGLGERVLASFFQSVTTRTAGFNTLDYGAMGLTTLFVTIILMFIGANPGSTGGGIKTSTFYVMMASAWSMVRGRRDTTLFERRIDTDTILRAMTVGLLSIGLVNAMLIALLSLNTRDDVRFVNLFFEAVSAFGTVGLSMNTTPLLNPAQHVVLIALMFLGRIGPLTFAVAFGRPRSPVPARYPADKDILIG comes from the coding sequence ATGACGCGCCCGCCCCGCTCCCCCCGCGACCTGAGTGCTGGCCGCGTCCGCCGCCGCTTCTCGCCGCTGTCGCAACTGAGCCCGCCGCAGCTGATCGCGCTGTCCTTTGCCCTGGCCATTCTGGTGGGGGGCGCGCTGCTCAGCCTGCCGGTCACCCACGGCCTGAACCCGGACGGCACGCGGCGCAGCGTGAACTTTCTGCAGGCGCTGTTTACCGCCACCAGCGCCCTGTGCGTGACCGGCCTGAACGTCATTGACCCCAGCAAGGATTTCAACCGGCTGGGGCAGGTGCTGATCATGCTGCTCATTCAGGTCGGCGGCCTGGGAATCATCACCTTCGGCACGGCCTTTGCGCTGATCTCGCGGCGCCGCGTGAACTTTACCGAGCGCCTGCGACTGGCCCAGCAGGTCAGCGCCCTGAACACCGGGGGCGTGCTGGGCCTGATCCGGGCGATTTTCCTGTACACCTTTGTCATTGAGCTGGTAGGGGCCGCGCTGCTGGCCTTTCGCTTCGTGCCCAAGGAAGGCTGGGGGCGGGGGCTGTTCTACTCGCTGTTTCACTCGGTCAGCGCCTTTAACAACGCGGGCTTTGCCCTGTACAGCGACAACCTGATGGGGTTTGTGGATGACCCGCTGGTGAGCATGGTGATCGCGCTGCTGATTATTCTGGGCGGCACCGGCTTTCTGGTGCAGCTGAATGTGGTGGCGCACCTGCTGAACCCCCGGCGCAACCGCCTGATGGTCCACAGCAAACTGGTGCTCACCATGATGGCCGCGCTGCTGCTCATTGGCACGGTGGCGTATCTGGTGCTGGAATGGAACAACCCCAAAACGCTGGGGCCCCTGGGGCTGGGCGAGAGGGTGCTGGCCTCGTTCTTCCAGAGCGTGACCACACGCACGGCGGGCTTTAACACCCTGGACTACGGCGCCATGGGCCTGACCACGCTGTTTGTCACCATCATCCTGATGTTTATTGGGGCCAACCCCGGTTCCACGGGCGGCGGCATCAAGACCAGCACCTTTTACGTGATGATGGCCTCGGCCTGGAGCATGGTGCGCGGGCGGCGCGACACCACGCTCTTTGAGCGCCGCATTGACACCGACACCATCCTGCGGGCCATGACGGTGGGCCTGCTGAGCATTGGGCTGGTCAACGCGATGCTGATTGCGCTGCTGAGCCTCAATACCCGCGACGACGTGCGCTTTGTCAACCTGTTTTTCGAGGCGGTCAGCGCCTTCGGCACCGTGGGCCTGAGCATGAACACCACGCCGCTGCTGAACCCGGCCCAGCACGTGGTGCTGATCGCGCTGATGTTCCTGGGCCGCATTGGGCCGCTGACCTTCGCGGTGGCGTTCGGCCGGCCGCGTTCGCCCGTTCCGGCCCGCTACCCCGCCGACAAGGACATTCTGATCGGCTGA
- a CDS encoding methyltransferase domain-containing protein — protein MPRPARPDRHAQPRRKARPRGDHRARQPAHEYELEALRGLEHVAAGELATVPLARDVRGLRFWFPGDPARLTRLKSAVAVYRVRTWDVPRPRGLLGHQQLGELTDFLLGAVQVGAHRSFRLAAAGKESAVMQRLAEELQTGLNLPHDPEAGELLIRLRPEEGGGGWDVLARITPKPLSARAWRVCNMAGGLNATIAYAAHKLAGQREQDRIFNPMSGSGTLLIERDLMGPSAALVGVDLNPEAVKCARANIQAAGRDIEVAVRDALHTDLPARSFDLIMADLPWGDAISTHQSNEVLYPAFLQEMHRLTSQRGRLCVITHEIRLFERVLSAQQKWNAHELFQVASGGHHPKGYLLSKG, from the coding sequence ATGCCGCGCCCCGCTCGCCCTGACCGCCACGCCCAACCCCGGCGCAAAGCCCGCCCCCGGGGCGACCACCGCGCCCGCCAGCCGGCCCACGAATACGAACTCGAAGCCCTGCGTGGCCTGGAGCATGTGGCCGCTGGCGAACTGGCGACGGTGCCGCTGGCCCGCGACGTGCGCGGCCTGCGCTTCTGGTTTCCGGGCGACCCCGCGCGCCTGACCCGTCTGAAGTCGGCGGTGGCGGTCTACCGCGTGCGCACCTGGGACGTGCCGCGCCCGCGCGGCCTGCTGGGCCACCAGCAACTGGGCGAACTGACGGACTTTCTGCTGGGGGCCGTGCAGGTGGGCGCGCACCGCTCGTTCCGGCTGGCGGCGGCGGGCAAGGAATCAGCCGTGATGCAGCGCCTCGCCGAAGAGTTGCAGACGGGTCTGAACCTGCCCCACGACCCCGAAGCCGGCGAACTATTGATCCGCCTGCGCCCCGAGGAAGGGGGAGGCGGCTGGGACGTGCTGGCCCGCATCACGCCGAAGCCCCTGAGCGCCCGCGCGTGGCGGGTGTGCAACATGGCGGGCGGCCTGAACGCCACCATTGCCTACGCCGCCCACAAACTGGCCGGGCAGCGCGAACAGGACCGCATTTTCAACCCCATGAGCGGCAGCGGGACCTTGCTGATCGAGCGCGACCTGATGGGCCCCAGCGCCGCGCTGGTGGGCGTGGACCTGAACCCAGAAGCCGTGAAGTGTGCCCGCGCCAATATCCAGGCCGCCGGGCGCGACATTGAGGTGGCGGTGCGCGACGCCCTGCACACGGACCTGCCCGCCCGCTCCTTTGACCTGATCATGGCCGACCTCCCCTGGGGCGACGCCATCAGCACCCACCAGAGCAACGAAGTGCTGTACCCGGCCTTCTTGCAGGAGATGCACCGCCTGACCAGCCAGCGCGGGCGCCTGTGCGTGATCACCCACGAAATCCGTCTCTTCGAGCGCGTGCTGTCGGCCCAGCAGAAGTGGAATGCCCACGAACTGTTCCAGGTCGCCAGCGGCGGGCACCATCCGAAGGGGTATTTGTTGAGTAAGGGGTAG